A part of Lactobacillus sp. ESL0700 genomic DNA contains:
- a CDS encoding metalloregulator ArsR/SmtB family transcription factor, translated as MNIETTKTQKLASLFNALSEPNRINIIRILRDSNRELSCSEVSDLLQIAPSTVSYHFKALRKAGLTKTRQEAQTKYLSLNKATFAKYLPGLLDSL; from the coding sequence ATGAATATCGAAACAACAAAAACACAAAAGCTTGCTAGCTTATTCAATGCTCTCAGTGAGCCGAACCGAATTAACATCATCAGAATATTACGCGATAGTAATCGGGAATTGTCTTGCAGCGAGGTCAGCGACTTGCTCCAAATCGCACCATCCACCGTTTCCTATCACTTTAAAGCATTACGCAAGGCCGGGTTAACCAAGACCAGACAAGAAGCTCAAACTAAATATCTTTCATTAAATAAGGCAACTTTTGCCAAATATTTACCTGGACTCTTAGACTCATTATGA
- a CDS encoding ABC transporter ATP-binding protein — protein MLLKTKNLSKKYKNKLAVNKVNLELKRGSFVTLLGTNGAGKSTLINMLVGLKQPTSGEMITDANTKIGVVFQNSVLDPELTVYENLVVRVHQYKNCPLTRINELESQLGLRNFVNQRYGTLSGGQKRRVDIARALLNNPDILFLDEPTTGLDVQTRTAIWKLILKLQKQQQLTILLTTHYLEEAKESDYCYVLAHGQIIASGTTQEIIKQHAENQLHLQPTAPEQLITLLNQLTIPFEQEKCNFLIKPASSQQALQILEVVKPYLAEFSYSPGDISTAFMNITGWEVA, from the coding sequence ATGTTACTTAAAACTAAAAATTTATCTAAAAAGTACAAAAACAAGTTGGCGGTTAACAAAGTTAATCTTGAACTGAAACGTGGCAGCTTCGTCACGTTACTTGGAACCAATGGTGCTGGCAAGTCCACCCTAATTAACATGCTGGTTGGCCTAAAGCAACCAACTTCAGGTGAAATGATCACTGACGCGAACACCAAAATTGGGGTTGTCTTTCAAAATAGTGTTTTGGATCCCGAACTAACTGTCTATGAAAACTTGGTCGTCCGTGTGCACCAATACAAGAACTGTCCTTTAACTAGAATTAACGAATTAGAAAGCCAGCTAGGTTTACGCAACTTTGTTAACCAGCGGTACGGCACTCTTTCAGGAGGTCAAAAACGACGCGTTGATATTGCTCGTGCATTATTAAACAATCCGGATATTTTGTTTTTGGATGAGCCCACAACAGGACTAGATGTGCAGACACGCACAGCAATTTGGAAATTAATCCTTAAATTGCAAAAGCAGCAACAATTAACAATCCTGCTGACAACCCACTACCTTGAAGAAGCTAAAGAATCGGATTATTGTTACGTTTTAGCGCATGGCCAAATTATTGCTTCGGGTACTACCCAAGAGATTATTAAGCAACATGCGGAAAACCAGCTCCATTTGCAACCTACTGCGCCAGAGCAATTAATTACCCTACTAAATCAACTAACAATTCCTTTTGAACAAGAGAAATGCAATTTTTTAATTAAACCAGCATCTTCGCAGCAAGCACTGCAGATTTTGGAAGTAGTTAAACCTTATTTAGCAGAGTTTTCATATTCTCCCGGAGATATTTCAACGGCATTCATGAACATCACTGGTTGGGAGGTAGCCTAA
- a CDS encoding glutathione S-transferase N-terminal domain-containing protein: MKLFYSSGASSLAPHILLEESNLTYTAEKVNLDHKTWAQGDYNTINPKSYVPALETESGSILTECAVILEYIARQVPEKALIAGYATAEYWQQRTWLNYIATELHKNFISPFRKGNWLPNTAESKELVYQRVLPRLKYVDQQLADQTYLVNNQFCVADAYLFVMTNWLQRLDYGFNDLANLERFDSAIRLRSAVQRVLKQEGKPHSLTEQ, from the coding sequence ATGAAATTATTTTATTCATCAGGTGCAAGTTCCTTAGCACCACATATATTACTTGAAGAAAGCAATCTAACTTATACTGCAGAAAAGGTCAACTTAGACCACAAGACTTGGGCACAAGGCGACTATAATACAATTAATCCGAAGTCTTATGTACCAGCTCTTGAAACAGAATCCGGTTCTATCTTAACCGAATGCGCCGTTATTTTAGAATATATTGCAAGACAGGTTCCCGAAAAAGCTTTAATTGCGGGTTATGCTACTGCTGAATATTGGCAGCAGCGAACTTGGCTCAATTATATCGCCACCGAACTACACAAGAATTTCATTTCACCATTCAGAAAAGGCAATTGGCTGCCCAACACTGCAGAATCTAAAGAATTGGTCTACCAACGCGTTTTGCCACGGCTAAAATATGTTGATCAACAGTTAGCAGACCAAACTTATTTGGTTAATAATCAATTTTGCGTAGCTGATGCTTATCTCTTTGTCATGACCAACTGGCTGCAGCGTTTAGATTACGGCTTCAATGATCTAGCTAATCTAGAAAGATTTGACTCTGCCATACGTTTGCGCTCAGCGGTGCAACGCGTTTTAAAGCAAGAAGGAAAACCGCACTCATTAACAGAGCAATAA
- a CDS encoding MFS transporter, translated as MKNKNLNNKRKLLLGYAVSGLGDQFYTFAVPLLMLTINHSSVTMGLLSAMEYLPTALFGLVIGSLFDVYRKKDVMLTALVMQMLLALLVPIMINKQLPLWSILAVIFVFGFFDLLSWVGYQTLIAQNLSPQDLAQISGSVGLISSIQRMFGPGIASLIINLVGYLTGFLLDSVSFFYLAIIIKDVPEEKAPAKTKNVANKTVAGLKFIWHDVRLKWLIASFLAANLGFQVVVPMLTFILKQTLKGSVTEISLFYTIASVAGIAANFIYLRFNQKISVGQQLLVSGLIILAGFSVMLLLRSFWLVTGGYVLVSIGSVWSQANFFTIVQALTEKQFRGIVTSASTTLTRIMGPIMSLISGLLVKLNAHLIFAVAIGAMIISIYIMFQKRLLKLTLS; from the coding sequence ATGAAAAATAAAAATTTAAATAATAAACGAAAACTATTGTTAGGTTATGCAGTATCAGGACTTGGTGACCAATTTTACACATTTGCGGTGCCACTGTTAATGCTGACAATTAACCATTCCTCCGTAACAATGGGCCTACTTAGCGCAATGGAATATTTACCAACTGCATTGTTTGGCTTGGTAATTGGTTCACTTTTTGATGTTTATCGCAAAAAGGACGTAATGCTGACTGCGTTAGTAATGCAAATGCTGCTGGCACTGCTTGTTCCAATCATGATTAATAAGCAATTGCCTTTGTGGAGTATTTTGGCAGTGATTTTTGTCTTTGGCTTTTTTGATTTATTATCTTGGGTTGGTTATCAGACGCTGATTGCCCAAAATCTATCTCCGCAAGATTTAGCCCAAATATCAGGCAGTGTTGGATTGATTTCTTCAATTCAGCGCATGTTTGGTCCAGGGATTGCATCCCTAATAATTAATTTAGTTGGCTATTTGACTGGCTTTTTGCTAGATAGTGTTAGCTTCTTTTATTTGGCAATCATAATTAAGGATGTTCCAGAAGAAAAGGCGCCAGCTAAGACAAAAAATGTTGCTAATAAAACCGTTGCAGGGTTGAAATTTATTTGGCATGATGTTCGCTTAAAATGGTTAATTGCGAGCTTTTTGGCAGCAAATTTGGGTTTTCAAGTTGTGGTACCAATGTTAACGTTTATTTTAAAACAAACGCTGAAGGGGTCAGTTACTGAAATTAGTCTCTTTTACACAATTGCTTCGGTAGCTGGGATAGCCGCCAATTTTATTTATTTGCGATTTAACCAAAAAATCTCGGTCGGCCAGCAATTGCTAGTCAGCGGTTTAATCATTTTGGCCGGTTTTAGTGTGATGTTATTACTGCGTTCGTTTTGGCTAGTGACTGGTGGTTATGTTCTGGTTTCTATTGGAAGTGTGTGGTCGCAGGCAAATTTTTTCACAATTGTGCAGGCTTTGACTGAGAAGCAATTTCGGGGAATAGTCACGTCCGCCTCGACAACATTAACAAGAATTATGGGACCAATAATGTCGCTGATTAGTGGGCTTTTGGTGAAGCTGAATGCTCACTTGATTTTTGCAGTAGCGATTGGCGCAATGATTATTTCCATTTACATTATGTTTCAAAAAAGGTTGCTTAAGTTGACGCTATCATAA
- a CDS encoding M13 family metallopeptidase, with product MRPQDNLYLAINSKWLKNAKIPVDGYSAGAADNLTVKVNNELSQDMAAFANGKKPLPNIPNFAKAVDLYKQALDMDQRNRDGAEPIKKDLAALEGIKDFADFNTKAAKLFNENMPMPIGWNVEPDLKNARKNALYFGSASTILPDTTSYQDPNSKQLLDIFKKQSIKLLELAGVSEDEATTYAENAIKFDSKMAQNSKSAEDTAEVTSTYHPMSVSDFKAKFGDFDMAGFLQRTVGKDPDQIIVTDPDFLNNVNGLLNKENFAELKGWLVVIFINNVAGELSQQFVEASAPFALAESGQKELPSAAKQAYAITDSDYDDLIGQYYGQTYFGTAAKKDVTKMVKQILKIYEQRLQKNKWLSKATRQKAIAKLKAMKVKVGYPSDVTDFYDDVKVVPTSQGGSLYANRKAMAIQDIKENISELDEPVDRDDWGISGDEVNAFYDPSLNDINIPAGILQAPFYSKKQSKAANLGGIGAVIGHEISHAFDNNGSKFDEYGSLNNWWTKKDYAAFNKRVKAETKLFDGIKYDGKKVSGKLTVSENIADQGGLSVAIAAGKKDHVNLRELFKNYARIWRLKLTPQATAAMLATDVHSPNALRANVQVQCQPDFYKVFKVKKTDGMWLSPKKRVIIW from the coding sequence ATGCGGCCACAGGATAATTTGTATTTAGCAATTAATTCTAAATGGTTAAAGAATGCTAAAATACCAGTCGATGGTTATAGTGCTGGTGCTGCCGATAATCTTACAGTTAAGGTCAATAACGAATTAAGTCAGGATATGGCAGCTTTTGCTAATGGTAAAAAACCGCTGCCGAATATCCCTAATTTTGCCAAAGCTGTTGATTTATATAAGCAAGCACTAGATATGGATCAACGTAATCGCGATGGTGCTGAGCCAATTAAAAAGGATTTGGCAGCACTGGAAGGGATTAAGGACTTTGCTGATTTTAATACCAAAGCAGCTAAGCTATTTAATGAAAATATGCCAATGCCAATTGGCTGGAATGTAGAGCCTGATTTGAAAAATGCCAGAAAGAATGCCCTTTACTTTGGCAGCGCCAGCACAATTTTACCTGACACTACTAGCTATCAGGATCCTAATTCAAAGCAGTTACTCGACATTTTTAAGAAGCAATCGATTAAATTATTGGAACTAGCTGGTGTGTCTGAGGATGAAGCAACTACTTATGCCGAAAATGCCATTAAGTTCGATAGCAAAATGGCGCAGAACTCTAAGTCAGCTGAAGACACTGCCGAAGTAACTAGCACTTATCATCCAATGAGTGTTAGTGATTTTAAAGCAAAATTTGGCGACTTTGATATGGCCGGCTTCTTACAAAGAACTGTTGGTAAAGACCCTGACCAGATTATTGTTACTGATCCGGACTTTTTGAATAATGTTAACGGGCTACTTAATAAAGAAAATTTCGCTGAACTTAAGGGTTGGTTAGTTGTTATCTTCATTAATAATGTTGCCGGAGAATTGTCACAGCAATTCGTTGAAGCCAGTGCACCCTTTGCGCTAGCAGAATCTGGTCAAAAAGAGTTGCCTTCAGCTGCAAAACAGGCATATGCAATTACTGATAGTGATTACGATGATCTAATTGGTCAATATTATGGCCAGACTTATTTTGGTACTGCTGCTAAAAAAGACGTCACCAAGATGGTTAAGCAAATTCTGAAGATTTACGAGCAACGCTTACAGAAGAATAAGTGGTTATCCAAGGCAACTAGACAAAAGGCGATTGCTAAATTAAAAGCAATGAAGGTTAAAGTTGGTTATCCAAGTGATGTGACAGACTTTTACGATGATGTAAAAGTTGTCCCAACGAGCCAAGGTGGTAGTTTGTACGCTAATCGAAAAGCGATGGCGATTCAGGACATTAAAGAAAATATTTCAGAGTTAGATGAGCCAGTAGATCGTGATGATTGGGGCATTTCTGGTGATGAAGTTAATGCTTTTTATGATCCTAGCTTAAATGATATCAATATTCCTGCCGGTATCTTGCAAGCACCATTTTATAGTAAGAAGCAAAGTAAGGCTGCTAACTTAGGCGGTATTGGCGCAGTTATTGGTCACGAAATCTCCCATGCCTTTGACAACAATGGTTCTAAGTTTGATGAATATGGTAGTTTGAATAATTGGTGGACTAAGAAGGATTACGCCGCATTTAATAAGCGCGTCAAGGCAGAAACCAAATTATTTGATGGTATCAAATACGATGGTAAAAAGGTTAGCGGTAAGCTGACAGTATCGGAAAACATTGCCGATCAAGGTGGATTATCCGTAGCGATTGCCGCTGGTAAGAAAGATCACGTCAATTTACGTGAACTCTTTAAAAATTACGCCAGAATTTGGCGGTTAAAGTTGACTCCACAAGCGACAGCAGCTATGCTAGCTACTGATGTTCACTCACCAAATGCTTTGCGAGCAAACGTTCAGGTGCAGTGTCAACCGGACTTCTATAAAGTCTTTAAAGTTAAGAAGACTGATGGTATGTGGCTGTCACCAAAAAAGAGAGTAATAATTTGGTAA
- the groES gene encoding co-chaperone GroES, which produces MLQPIGDRVIVKVKEEEEKTVGGIVLASNAKEKPTEGEIVAVGEGAYAENGSKIPMTVKKGDVVLYDKYSGTNVKYEGEKYLVLHEKDILAIVK; this is translated from the coding sequence GTGTTACAACCTATTGGTGATCGCGTGATCGTAAAAGTTAAAGAAGAAGAAGAAAAGACTGTTGGCGGTATCGTTCTTGCATCAAATGCTAAAGAAAAGCCAACTGAAGGTGAAATTGTTGCTGTTGGTGAAGGTGCTTATGCAGAAAACGGCAGTAAGATTCCAATGACTGTTAAGAAGGGCGACGTTGTTTTATACGATAAGTATTCTGGCACCAACGTTAAATACGAAGGTGAAAAGTACTTAGTCCTTCACGAAAAAGATATTTTAGCAATCGTTAAGTAA
- a CDS encoding redox-sensing transcriptional repressor Rex, translating into MEKIKIPTATAKRLPLYYRYLIILNESGKEKVSSTELSEAVQVDSASIRRDFSYFGALGKRGYGYDVKSLLSFFKKILNQDTLTNVALVGVGNLGHALLNYNFKRSNNIRISCAFDINEAITGKILSGVPVYSMKELKQQLSDQQISIAILTVPAETAQATADEMIESGIRGIMNFTPIRLSAPTGIRIQNVDLATELQTLIYFLDSDKDSKKNI; encoded by the coding sequence ATGGAAAAGATTAAAATTCCTACAGCGACAGCAAAGAGACTGCCGCTTTACTATCGATATCTAATTATTTTAAATGAGAGCGGCAAAGAAAAAGTTTCTTCAACCGAATTATCAGAAGCAGTTCAAGTTGATAGTGCTTCGATTCGGCGTGATTTTTCTTACTTTGGTGCGTTGGGTAAGCGTGGCTATGGCTACGATGTCAAGAGTCTCTTATCATTTTTTAAGAAAATATTGAATCAAGATACGTTGACTAATGTTGCCTTGGTTGGTGTTGGTAATCTAGGGCATGCCTTGCTCAATTACAACTTCAAGCGCAGTAACAACATTCGTATTTCTTGTGCATTTGATATTAATGAAGCAATCACTGGTAAAATCTTGAGTGGTGTGCCAGTTTACAGCATGAAAGAATTGAAGCAGCAATTGAGCGATCAACAGATTTCAATTGCAATTTTGACTGTTCCAGCTGAAACTGCTCAGGCAACTGCTGATGAAATGATTGAGTCAGGAATTCGAGGAATAATGAACTTTACGCCAATTAGACTTTCAGCTCCGACTGGTATTCGGATTCAGAATGTTGATTTAGCAACAGAATTACAAACCTTGATTTACTTTTTGGACTCTGATAAAGATAGTAAAAAAAATATCTAA